A single Filimonas effusa DNA region contains:
- a CDS encoding DNA-3-methyladenine glycosylase I, whose protein sequence is MSYCRVIETMPTDKKALHQAYHDHHYGFPIHDDNELFGRLVMEINQAGLSWETILRKEAGFRKAYHNFNIKKVAAYDETDRERLLADSGIIRNRLKVNAAIENARTILALQKEYGSFEKWLEAHHPLSLAEWIKLFKKTFRFTGGEIVNEFLMSIGYLPGAHGADCPIQVKIKKAGPKWLDKGRP, encoded by the coding sequence ATGTCGTACTGCCGCGTTATAGAAACCATGCCTACCGACAAAAAGGCATTACACCAGGCTTATCATGATCATCATTATGGTTTTCCGATTCATGATGACAATGAGTTATTCGGGCGTTTGGTAATGGAAATTAACCAGGCGGGGCTGAGCTGGGAAACGATATTGCGTAAAGAAGCAGGCTTCCGGAAAGCGTATCACAACTTCAATATTAAGAAAGTGGCTGCCTATGATGAAACAGACAGGGAACGTCTGCTGGCAGACAGCGGCATCATCAGGAACCGGTTAAAGGTAAATGCGGCTATTGAAAATGCGCGTACGATACTGGCATTACAAAAAGAATACGGCTCGTTTGAAAAGTGGCTGGAGGCACATCATCCGCTTAGCCTGGCGGAGTGGATAAAACTATTCAAGAAGACTTTCCGGTTCACGGGCGGTGAAATCGTGAATGAGTTTTTGATGAGCATCGGTTATTTGCCAGGGGCACATGGTGCGGATTGCCCCATACAGGTAAAAATAAAAAAGGCCGGTCCCAAATGGTTAGATAAGGGCCGGCCATGA
- a CDS encoding glycoside hydrolase family 35 protein encodes MLCQFVCIKPISHFKADVIKTYLFSVLFFLAFSFSGTVIAQHNFVAGKEQSFLLDGKPFVVRAAELHYPRIPKEYWDHRIKQCKAMGMNTICIYLFWNLHEQQEGKYNFSGENDFVAFIKLVQQNGMYCIVRPGPYICAEWDMGGLPWWLLKKKDLEVRSRYDSLFMSSVRRYMGKVGPMLAPLQIQNGGNIIMVQVENEYGVWGNDQAYMTAVRDMIRNAGLDKVQLFRCDWSSNFDRYELDDVASTLNFGAGANIEDQFKKFREKNPGAPLMCSEYWTGWFDQWGRQHETRGVNTFIGSLKDMLDRNISFSLYMAHGGTSFGQWSGANAPPYAPTISSYDYDAPIDESGHLTPKFFAIRELLSKYLGEGETLGEIPAEQAPLIQLAPIHFTQQAALFANLPQPVQVKDIQPMEMFNQGWGRILYRTTLTPATKERQLVITGVHDWAKVFVNGKPLAQIDRRKSETGEVTIPATSTNARLDILIETTGRVNYGKAILDRKGISGIVQLVNGKDTVTQQNWLVYNLPVDGPFQDKPRYTPIAKTTSLAAAEPAWYKASFQVNQPGDTYLDLSHWTKGMVWINGRSLGRFWNIGPTQTMFLPGTWLKKGSNEIIVTDVQRPDSLVVNSTVNHIYMLGGEQEKPVATKQKQLKLAAEKPVAKGAFSAGSGWKEVMLPATTNARYFCLEALSPQQQGDKQASIAELEIIGEDGSAISSVNWKLVYASSEEAKTNSTADKVFDLQETLIWQTAAKLNYPHSIVIDMGTNIKVKGFRVLPRVDNKKEGMIKDYRFYLKSSPFIISAFQ; translated from the coding sequence ATGTTATGTCAGTTTGTCTGCATTAAACCTATTTCTCACTTTAAAGCTGATGTTATCAAAACCTATCTCTTTTCTGTGCTGTTCTTCCTGGCTTTCTCATTTTCCGGCACTGTAATAGCGCAGCATAATTTTGTGGCCGGCAAAGAACAAAGCTTTTTGCTCGACGGTAAACCCTTTGTCGTACGTGCTGCTGAATTGCATTATCCGCGTATTCCTAAAGAATATTGGGATCATCGCATCAAACAGTGTAAGGCAATGGGCATGAATACCATTTGTATCTACCTGTTCTGGAACCTCCACGAGCAGCAGGAGGGGAAATATAATTTCTCCGGTGAAAACGACTTTGTTGCCTTCATTAAACTTGTTCAGCAGAATGGTATGTATTGTATCGTACGCCCCGGGCCCTATATCTGCGCCGAATGGGATATGGGTGGATTACCCTGGTGGCTGCTGAAGAAAAAAGACCTGGAAGTACGTTCCCGTTACGATAGCCTCTTCATGAGCAGTGTAAGACGTTATATGGGGAAAGTAGGTCCTATGCTGGCGCCGCTGCAAATACAGAATGGCGGTAACATCATCATGGTGCAGGTAGAAAATGAATACGGTGTATGGGGAAATGATCAGGCTTATATGACAGCCGTTCGCGACATGATCCGCAATGCTGGTCTCGATAAAGTGCAGTTATTCCGTTGCGACTGGTCCTCCAATTTCGACAGGTATGAACTCGACGATGTGGCCAGTACGCTCAACTTCGGCGCCGGTGCCAATATCGAAGACCAGTTTAAGAAGTTCAGGGAAAAGAATCCCGGCGCACCACTCATGTGCAGCGAATACTGGACAGGCTGGTTCGATCAGTGGGGACGGCAACACGAAACCCGTGGTGTAAATACCTTCATCGGTAGCCTTAAGGATATGCTCGACAGGAATATTTCCTTCAGCCTTTATATGGCACATGGCGGTACTTCGTTCGGACAATGGTCCGGCGCCAATGCACCACCCTATGCCCCAACTATTTCTTCTTATGATTATGATGCGCCTATCGATGAATCAGGCCATCTTACCCCTAAATTCTTTGCCATAAGAGAACTGCTGAGTAAGTATCTTGGCGAAGGCGAAACACTCGGCGAAATACCGGCAGAACAGGCGCCGCTGATTCAGTTAGCTCCTATCCATTTTACACAACAGGCTGCTTTGTTCGCGAACCTGCCACAGCCGGTTCAGGTAAAAGATATCCAGCCCATGGAAATGTTCAACCAGGGATGGGGACGTATACTCTATCGTACCACGTTAACGCCGGCTACCAAAGAAAGACAACTGGTAATAACAGGCGTACATGACTGGGCCAAAGTCTTTGTCAACGGTAAACCCCTGGCGCAGATCGATAGAAGAAAATCGGAAACAGGGGAAGTTACAATTCCCGCCACATCAACCAATGCCCGTTTGGATATTCTTATAGAAACCACCGGCAGGGTAAACTATGGCAAAGCCATCCTCGATCGGAAAGGTATTTCTGGTATAGTGCAACTGGTAAATGGAAAAGATACGGTAACACAACAAAACTGGCTGGTATATAACCTGCCCGTAGATGGTCCTTTCCAGGATAAACCACGTTACACGCCAATTGCGAAAACTACTTCACTGGCAGCGGCGGAACCGGCCTGGTACAAAGCCAGCTTCCAGGTAAATCAGCCCGGCGATACCTATCTCGATCTGTCGCACTGGACAAAAGGTATGGTATGGATCAATGGACGCAGTCTTGGTCGCTTCTGGAATATAGGTCCTACACAAACCATGTTCCTGCCCGGTACCTGGCTCAAAAAAGGCAGTAACGAAATCATTGTAACCGATGTGCAGCGCCCCGATTCGCTGGTGGTGAACAGTACCGTGAATCATATTTATATGCTGGGCGGTGAGCAGGAAAAACCTGTTGCTACAAAACAAAAGCAATTAAAGCTGGCGGCAGAAAAGCCTGTAGCAAAAGGTGCATTTAGTGCAGGCAGTGGCTGGAAAGAAGTGATGCTGCCGGCTACAACCAATGCCAGGTATTTTTGCCTCGAAGCCCTCAGTCCGCAACAGCAGGGCGATAAGCAGGCTTCTATCGCAGAACTCGAGATCATTGGTGAAGATGGTTCAGCCATTTCCTCCGTTAACTGGAAACTGGTTTACGCCAGCAGCGAAGAAGCAAAAACCAACAGCACGGCCGATAAAGTCTTCGACCTGCAGGAAACGCTGATCTGGCAAACTGCGGCTAAACTCAATTACCCGCACAGCATTGTAATAGATATGGGAACCAATATCAAAGTAAAAGGCTTCAGGGTACTACCCAGGGTAGATAATAAGAAAGAAGGTATGATCAAAGACTATCGCTTCTATCTTAAATCATCGCCATTCATAATCTCGGCTTTTCAATAG